The following proteins are encoded in a genomic region of Brachyspira pilosicoli:
- the arcC gene encoding carbamate kinase → MENKKRIVIALGGNALGDTLAEQMQAVKITAKNIVDLVESGCEVIVAHGNGPQVGFINNAMNEYTNNHNTGNPIPLSVCVAMSQAYIGYDLQNAIMEEFSNRNITVPPIATLITQVVVDENDPAFKNPTKPIGQFMTKEEGEAKAKELGWNVKEDAGRGYRRVVASPKPVAIAESTAIKAMLNEKALVICCGGGGIPVVRRGNHLKGMAAVIDKDFASAVLAKELDADMLIILTAVEKVAINFGKPDVKWLDSMTIAEAKKHCDDGQFAPGSMLPKVQACMQFVEATGKEAMITLLEKAKDAINGKTGTKVVK, encoded by the coding sequence ATGGAAAATAAAAAAAGAATTGTAATTGCTTTGGGAGGAAATGCTTTAGGAGATACTCTTGCAGAGCAAATGCAAGCTGTAAAAATAACTGCTAAAAACATAGTAGATTTAGTAGAAAGCGGATGTGAAGTAATAGTAGCTCATGGTAATGGACCTCAAGTAGGTTTTATCAACAATGCTATGAATGAATATACTAATAATCATAATACTGGAAACCCTATACCTTTATCAGTATGTGTTGCTATGAGTCAGGCTTATATTGGTTATGACTTACAAAATGCTATTATGGAAGAATTCTCTAATAGAAATATTACTGTTCCACCAATAGCTACATTAATTACACAGGTAGTAGTTGATGAGAATGACCCTGCTTTTAAAAACCCTACTAAACCTATAGGTCAGTTTATGACTAAAGAAGAAGGTGAAGCAAAAGCTAAAGAATTAGGCTGGAATGTAAAAGAAGATGCAGGAAGAGGATACAGAAGAGTTGTTGCTTCTCCTAAACCTGTTGCTATAGCTGAGAGTACTGCTATTAAAGCAATGCTTAATGAAAAAGCATTAGTAATATGCTGCGGCGGCGGCGGCATACCTGTTGTAAGAAGAGGCAATCATTTAAAGGGTATGGCTGCTGTTATAGATAAAGATTTTGCTTCTGCGGTACTTGCTAAAGAGCTTGATGCTGATATGCTTATAATTTTAACTGCTGTTGAAAAAGTAGCTATCAACTTTGGTAAGCCTGATGTTAAATGGCTTGATTCTATGACTATAGCTGAAGCTAAAAAACATTGTGATGATGGTCAATTTGCTCCTGGTTCTATGCTTCCAAAAGTACAGGCTTGTATGCAGTTTGTTGAAGCAACTGGAAAAGAAGCTATGATTACTTTACTTGAAAAAGCTAAAGACGCTATAAATGGAAAAACTGGTACTAAAGTAGTGAAATAA